CTGATACGGTGTGACCAGCGCTGGGCCGCAGTGACTAGTGTGGTATCAATCGAGCTTGATTTGGACGTCCACGCCGGCGGCGAGGTCGAGTTTCATCAGCGCATCGACGGTCTTCTCCGTCGGCTCGACGATGTCGAGCACGCGCTTGTGAGTGCGAATCTCGTACTGGTCGCGCGCGTCTTTGTTGACGTGCGGCGAGATCAGCACCGTGTAGCGCTCACGGTTGGTCGGCAGCGGAATCGGGCCGTGCACCTGAGCCCCGGTCCGCTTCGCGGTATCCACGATCTCCTGGGCGGACTGGTCGATCAGGCGATGGTCGAATGCCTTCAGCCGAATGCGAATCTTCTGGTTCTGCATTAGCCCTAAACTCCAATGGATGTCGACGGCGCGAGCCGTCTACCCACGCATTTAAAGGATGCGCATTATAGGCATGCAACTTCCCAGAGTCAAACGGGAAAGCCAACATGCGCAGAAAAGGGGGCTCCTTGCGGAGCCCCCTTCAATCATCAGCAGTCCGAGACTTACTTGACGATCTTGGCGACGACGCCGGCGCCCACGGTACGACCGCCTTCGCGAACCGCGAAGCGCAGGCCGTCTTCCATGGCGATCGGCGCGATCAGCGTGACGGTCATCTGCACGTTGTCGCCCGGCATGACCATCTCGACGCCTTCCGGCAGTTCACAGGTTCCGGTCACATCGGTGGTCCGGAAGTAGAACTGCGGACGATAGCCCTTGAAGAACGGGGTATGGCGACCGCCTTCTTCCTTGGACAGCACGTAGACTTCGGCTTCGAAGACGGTGTGCGGGTTGATGCTGCCCGGCTTGGCCAGGACCTGGCCACGCTCGACGTCGTCACGCTTGGTGCCACGCAGCAGGGCACCGATGTTCTCGCCGGCACGCCCTTCGTCGAGCAGCTTGCGGAACATCTCGACACCGGTAACGGTGGTCTTGACGGTGTCCTTGAGACCGACGATCTCGACTTCCTCGCCGCTCTTGACGATGCCGCGCTCGACGCGACCGGTCACCACGGTACCGCGACCGGAGATCGAGAACACGTCCTCGATCGGCATCAAAAACGGCTGGTCGATGGCACGCTCCGGCTCCGGGATGTACTCGTCGAGGGACTTGATCAGGTTGGCAACGGCGGTGGTGCCCATGCCGTTGTCGTCCTTGCCGTCGAGCGCCATCAGCGCGGAACCGATGATGATCGGCGTGTCGTCGCCCGGGAAGTCGTACTCGGAGAGCAGTTCGCGCACTTCCATCTCGACCAGCTCGAGCAGCTCTTCGTCGTCGACCATGTCGGCCTTGTTCAGGAACACGACGATGTACGGCACGCCGACCTGACGCGACAGCAGGATGTGCTCGCGGGTCTGCGGCATCGGGCCGTCAGCGGCGGAACAGACCAGGATCGCGCCGTCCATCTGCGCAGCACCGGTGATCATGTTCTTGACGTAGTCGGCGTGTCCCGGGCAGTCGACGTGGGCGTAGTGACGCGTCTCGGATTGATACTCGACGTGCGCGGTCGAGATGGTGATACCACGCTCACGCTCTTCGGGAGCGTTGTCGATGGTATCGAAGGCGCGCCAGTCGCCACCGAACACCTCGGCGGAAACACGAGTGAGAGCCGCAGTCAGCGTGGTCTTGCCGTGGTCGACGTGACCGATGGTGCCGACGTTGATATGCGGTTTGGAACGCTCAAATTTTTCCTTAGCCACTGCTATAACCTCTTTACGTTAGCTAACGGTTAACCGTTCTGGTTGATGACGGCTTCAACGACGCTGGACGGCGCCTCTTCGTAATTCGCAAACTCCATGGTGTAGCTTGCGCGGCCCTGGGTCTGAGAACGCAGATCGGTCGCGTAACCGAACATCTCAGCCAACGGAACCGTGGCGCGGATGACCTTGCCCATAGAGGAGTCATCCATGCCCTGTACAAGGCCACGACGGCGGTTCAGGTCGCCCATGACATCACCCATGAAATCCTCCGGGGTCACGACCTCGACCTTCATCACCGGCTCCAGCAGGACGGCCTTGGCCTTGCGAGCCCCTTCCTTGACCGCCATCGAAGAGGCGATCTTGAACGCGGTCTCGTTGGAGTCCACGTCATGGTAGGAGCCGTCGAACAGCGTAACCTTGACGTCGATCATCGGGTAACCCGCGATGACACCGTTCTGCAGCTGCTCATAGGCCCCTTTCTCGACGGCCGGCACGTATTCCTTGGGAACCACACCGCCGACGATCTCGGACGCGAACTTGAAGTGCATGTCCTCGTCCTCGCCCTTGTCTTCGGCCGTCAACGGCTCGATGCGCAGGTGCACGTGACCGTACTGACCGCGACCGCCCGACTGACGGACGAACTTGCCTTCCTGCTCGACACTGCGACGAATGGTCTCGCGATAGGCCACCTGCGGCTTGCCGATGTTGGCCTCGACCTTGAACTCGCGACGCATGCGGTCGACGAGGATGTCGAGATGCAACTCGCCCATGCCGGAGATGATCGTCTGGCCGGTCTCCTCGTCGGTCTGGACGCGGAACGACGGGTCTTCCTGAGCCAGCTTGCCCAGTGCGACGCCCATCTTCTCCTGATCGGCCTTGGACTTCGGCTCGACCGCCACCGAGATGACCGGATCCGGGAACTCCATGCGCTCCAGAACGATCTTCTCGTTGATGTCGCACAGGGTGTCACCAGTGGTGACGTCCTTGAGACCGATACAGGCCGCAATGTCACCCGCCAGAACTTCCTTGATTTCTTCACGGGAGTTGGCGTGCATCTGGACGATACGGCCCACGCGCTCTTTTTTCTGTTTAACAGAGTTGTAAACGCTGTCACCGGACTTTAGCACGCCGGAATAGACGCGAATGAAGGTCAGGGTGCCGACGAACGGATCGGTAGCGATCTTGAAGGCCAGGGCCGAGAACGGCGCACTGTCGTCCGCTTCGCGCGTGGCGATGGTGCCGTCCTTGTCGTCCAGCTCACCCTCGATGGCCTTGACCTCGGTGGGTGACGGCATGTACTCGATGACGCCATCGAGCACCGCCTGGACGCCCTTGTTCTTGAACGCGGAGCCACACGTGACCAGCACGATCTCGTTGTCCAGCGTGCGACGACGCAGGCCGGCCTTGATCTCGGCAATCGTCAGCTCACCACCTTCGAGGTACTTCTCGGTCAATTCCTCGGACGCCTCGGCGGCGGCCTCGACCATTTCCTCGCGGTACTTCTCGGCGGTTTCCTGCAGGTCAGCCGGAATGTCGACCAACTCGTAGTTCATGCCGTGGTTGGCTTCGTCCCACAGGATCGCCTTCATCTCGATCAGGTCGACGACGCCCTTGAACTCCTCTTCCGCGCCCCAGTTGATCTGGATCGGCACGGCATTGGCGCCCAGCCGGCTCTTCAACTGATCGATGACCATGAAGAAGTCGGCACCGGCACGGTCCATCTTGTTGACGAACACCATGCGCGGGACTTCGTACTTGTTGGCCTGACGCCACACGGTCTCGGTCTGCGGCTGAACGCCGGAGCTGCCGCACAGCACGACGACTGCACCATCGAGCACGCGCAGGGAGCGCTCGACTTCGATAGTGAAGTCGACGTGCCCCGGGGTGTCGATGATGTTGATGCGATGCTCATCGAACTGCTTGCTCATGCCCTGCCAGAAGCAGGTGGTCGCCGCGGAGGTGATGGTGATGCCACGCTCCTGCTCCTGCTCCATCCAGTCCATGGTGGCAGCGCCCTCATGGACCTCGCCGACCTTGTGGGACAGACCGGTATAGAACAGGACACGCTCGGTAGTGGTGGTCTTCCCGGCGTCGACGTGGGCAACGATACCGATATTGCGGTAACGCTTGAGTGGTGTCTTACGTGCCACGATGGGACTCCCCGTTGGTTAGAAGCGACGCTTTAGAAGCGGTAGTGAGAGAAGGCCTTGTTGGCTTCTGCCATGCGATGCACGTCTTCACGCTTCTTCACGGCAGCGCCCTTGCCTTCGGCGGCGTCCAGCATTTCGCCGGCCAGACGCAGCACCATGGTCTTCTCACCACGGTTGCGGGCGGCGTCGACCAGCCAGCGCATGGCCAGCGCCTGACGCCGCGAGGGACGCACTTCCACGGGCACTTGATAAGTCGCACCACCAACCCGGCGTGACTTGACCTCGACCATCGGCTGGATCGCCTCCAGGGCCTTGTCGAAGATTTCCAGCGGCGCATCTTTCCCGCGCTCGGCAACCCGGTCCAGCGCACCGTATACGATACGCTCAGCTACAGATTTCTTGCCGCCGTACATCAAGTGGTTCATGAACTTAGCCAGGCGCTCGCTTCCGAATTTAGGATCCGGAAGAATCTCGCGCTTAGCGGCAACTCTTCTTCTAGGCATGATAAGCCCTCAATTGAAGGGTCCTTCAGGTAAACCCGAGACTCGCGCGCCGAGACCTACAACCGCGGGCGCCGCTCGACCTTACTCTTATCTGACCGTTGTTACGCTCGAAATAGTTACGCTGATATTGCGACGTCCGGACGGTTAGGTCTTGGGACGCTTGGTGCCGTACTTGGAACGGCCCTGCTTACGATTCTGCACGCCCGAGGTATCGAGTGCGCCACGCACGGTGTGATAGCGCACACCCGGCAAGTCCTTGACACGGCCGCCACGGATCAGGACCACGGAGTGCTCCTGAAGATTGTGGCCTTCACCGCCGATATAGGAGGTGACTTCGTAGCCGTTGGTCAGACGAACGCGGCACACCTTGCGCAGTGCTGAGTTCGGCTTCTTCGGCGTGGTGGTGTACACGCGGGTGCAGACCCCGCGGCGCTGCGGGCAGGCCTCAAGCGCCGGCACGTCGCTCTTGGCGGCCTGGCGCTTGCGCGGCTTGCGCACGAGCTGGTTGATCGTTGCCATGTCTGTAGCTGTCTCCAATGGTTGCCTTGCCTTAATAGCAAGCGCGGGCGTACCCACCCCACTATTAAAGGCTGGGCATTCTAAAGTCTTGCCACGAGCGGCGTCAAGGCCGGCGCCCAAGGTGCCGGCCCCTCCCGCGCACTGCCTTACAGGTCGTCGTCGTCGGCATCGAGCGCGGTCAGCTGGGCACCCAGCTCCTGCTCGACGTCGTAGGCCGACGGCTGATACGGATTGGCCGCCTCCTCGCGCCGGCGACGGCGCTCGGCGTGATGCGTCAAGCCGGTGCCCGCCGGGATCAGACGACCCACCACGACGTTCTCCTTGAGCCCGCGCAGGTAGTCGCGCTTGCCGGTCACCGCCGCCTCGGTCAGCACCCGCGTGGTCTCCTGGAAGGAAGCCGCGGAGATGAACGACTCGGTGGCCAGCGAGGCCTTGGTGATGCCCAGCAGCACGCGTTCGTACTTGGCCGGGAACTTGTCCTCGCCGGCCAGGCGGGCGTTCTCCTCGAGCACCCGGACCAGCTCGACCTGATCGCCGGGAATGAAGTCGGCGTCGCCGGCGTCGGTAATCTCCACCTTGCGCAACATCTGACGCACGATCACTTCGATGTGCTTGTCGTTGATGCCCACGCCCTGGAGGCGATAGACCTCCTGGATCTCGGCGGTGATGTACTTGGCCAGCTCGGCGACACCCAGCAGCCG
The genomic region above belongs to Halomonas zincidurans B6 and contains:
- the rpsJ gene encoding 30S ribosomal protein S10; the protein is MQNQKIRIRLKAFDHRLIDQSAQEIVDTAKRTGAQVHGPIPLPTNRERYTVLISPHVNKDARDQYEIRTHKRVLDIVEPTEKTVDALMKLDLAAGVDVQIKLD
- the tuf gene encoding elongation factor Tu, with the protein product MAKEKFERSKPHINVGTIGHVDHGKTTLTAALTRVSAEVFGGDWRAFDTIDNAPEERERGITISTAHVEYQSETRHYAHVDCPGHADYVKNMITGAAQMDGAILVCSAADGPMPQTREHILLSRQVGVPYIVVFLNKADMVDDEELLELVEMEVRELLSEYDFPGDDTPIIIGSALMALDGKDDNGMGTTAVANLIKSLDEYIPEPERAIDQPFLMPIEDVFSISGRGTVVTGRVERGIVKSGEEVEIVGLKDTVKTTVTGVEMFRKLLDEGRAGENIGALLRGTKRDDVERGQVLAKPGSINPHTVFEAEVYVLSKEEGGRHTPFFKGYRPQFYFRTTDVTGTCELPEGVEMVMPGDNVQMTVTLIAPIAMEDGLRFAVREGGRTVGAGVVAKIVK
- the fusA gene encoding elongation factor G, with product MARKTPLKRYRNIGIVAHVDAGKTTTTERVLFYTGLSHKVGEVHEGAATMDWMEQEQERGITITSAATTCFWQGMSKQFDEHRINIIDTPGHVDFTIEVERSLRVLDGAVVVLCGSSGVQPQTETVWRQANKYEVPRMVFVNKMDRAGADFFMVIDQLKSRLGANAVPIQINWGAEEEFKGVVDLIEMKAILWDEANHGMNYELVDIPADLQETAEKYREEMVEAAAEASEELTEKYLEGGELTIAEIKAGLRRRTLDNEIVLVTCGSAFKNKGVQAVLDGVIEYMPSPTEVKAIEGELDDKDGTIATREADDSAPFSALAFKIATDPFVGTLTFIRVYSGVLKSGDSVYNSVKQKKERVGRIVQMHANSREEIKEVLAGDIAACIGLKDVTTGDTLCDINEKIVLERMEFPDPVISVAVEPKSKADQEKMGVALGKLAQEDPSFRVQTDEETGQTIISGMGELHLDILVDRMRREFKVEANIGKPQVAYRETIRRSVEQEGKFVRQSGGRGQYGHVHLRIEPLTAEDKGEDEDMHFKFASEIVGGVVPKEYVPAVEKGAYEQLQNGVIAGYPMIDVKVTLFDGSYHDVDSNETAFKIASSMAVKEGARKAKAVLLEPVMKVEVVTPEDFMGDVMGDLNRRRGLVQGMDDSSMGKVIRATVPLAEMFGYATDLRSQTQGRASYTMEFANYEEAPSSVVEAVINQNG
- the rpsG gene encoding 30S ribosomal protein S7, whose protein sequence is MPRRRVAAKREILPDPKFGSERLAKFMNHLMYGGKKSVAERIVYGALDRVAERGKDAPLEIFDKALEAIQPMVEVKSRRVGGATYQVPVEVRPSRRQALAMRWLVDAARNRGEKTMVLRLAGEMLDAAEGKGAAVKKREDVHRMAEANKAFSHYRF
- the rpsL gene encoding 30S ribosomal protein S12, with translation MATINQLVRKPRKRQAAKSDVPALEACPQRRGVCTRVYTTTPKKPNSALRKVCRVRLTNGYEVTSYIGGEGHNLQEHSVVLIRGGRVKDLPGVRYHTVRGALDTSGVQNRKQGRSKYGTKRPKT